A single region of the Planctomycetota bacterium genome encodes:
- a CDS encoding TolC family protein, translating to MSPSSYRLLERSDLQPVIPMTIGATMNQNYPIKFIWLLCAGLLLAGCSTVTEARRVQQAEALPPGQRTVKASEIGLTRDTVLTLDKTVGIALQYNPAVAQSRERLASAQSQLAGKKGGYYPQVSGSISSQKSTNDTLNSNSYSTGLSLSQYVYDFDKTDSQVRLYYHDALAAEYDLAQARNSVIYSVKEAYYNVLRQVSAVRLAEETVRQNEKYLEQARTFFEVGTKIRYDITKAEVNLGNAQLSLINARNALFVNRQILNNVLGLAENPEYRLDESPVAISGAGTPAEPTETLFQTATANNPELKAQHSRVESAGAGVDNAVAALWPSLSLSASYSFSGNSFPLDWTRAVTALLAMDLFKSGQKMESIKSATANLKSARTALSSLEQRIFLDITRAKTQMLDATQKLEVNRKILQQAEENLNFIEQRYRTGKASAIELTDAQVSLTKARENIIQAQFDYLIASSALEKIVGGYK from the coding sequence ATGAGTCCGTCCAGTTACCGGCTGTTAGAACGAAGTGATTTACAGCCGGTTATCCCGATGACCATCGGGGCTACTATGAATCAGAATTATCCGATAAAGTTTATCTGGCTGCTATGCGCGGGCCTGTTGCTGGCCGGCTGTTCCACGGTAACCGAGGCGCGCCGGGTCCAGCAGGCCGAGGCCCTGCCGCCGGGCCAGCGGACCGTCAAAGCATCGGAAATCGGGCTGACCCGGGATACCGTCCTGACGCTGGACAAGACCGTGGGTATTGCCCTGCAATACAATCCGGCGGTGGCCCAGTCCAGGGAGCGACTGGCCTCGGCCCAATCACAGCTGGCCGGCAAGAAAGGCGGTTATTACCCACAGGTGTCGGGCAGCATCAGTTCCCAAAAGAGCACCAACGACACCCTGAACAGCAATTCCTATTCCACCGGCCTATCCTTAAGCCAGTATGTCTATGATTTTGACAAGACCGATTCCCAGGTGCGGCTGTATTATCACGATGCCCTGGCGGCTGAATACGATTTGGCGCAGGCCCGGAACAGCGTCATCTACTCGGTCAAGGAGGCGTATTATAATGTATTGCGCCAGGTCTCGGCGGTGCGGCTGGCCGAGGAGACGGTGCGTCAGAACGAGAAATATCTGGAACAGGCCCGGACCTTTTTCGAGGTCGGCACCAAGATAAGATACGACATCACCAAGGCCGAGGTCAACCTGGGCAACGCCCAGTTGAGCCTGATTAACGCCCGCAATGCCCTGTTCGTCAACCGCCAGATTCTCAACAACGTCCTGGGCCTGGCCGAGAATCCGGAATACCGGCTGGATGAATCACCGGTGGCTATTTCAGGCGCCGGGACACCCGCCGAACCGACCGAGACATTATTCCAAACAGCCACAGCCAATAACCCTGAGCTAAAGGCCCAGCACTCCCGGGTCGAATCAGCCGGCGCCGGAGTGGATAATGCGGTGGCCGCGCTCTGGCCCTCACTGTCGCTGTCCGCCTCGTATAGCTTCAGTGGGAACAGCTTTCCGCTGGACTGGACCCGGGCGGTCACGGCATTATTAGCCATGGACCTGTTCAAGAGCGGGCAGAAGATGGAGTCCATAAAGAGCGCCACGGCCAATCTCAAGTCGGCCCGGACGGCCTTGAGTTCACTGGAACAACGCATCTTCCTGGATATCACCCGGGCCAAGACCCAGATGCTCGACGCCACCCAGAAACTGGAGGTGAACCGGAAGATACTCCAGCAGGCCGAGGAGAACCTGAATTTCATCGAACAGCGCTACCGGACCGGCAAGGCCTCGGCCATCGAACTGACCGACGCCCAGGTGTCGCTGACCAAGGCGCGGGAGAATATCATCCAAGCCCAGTTTGACTACCTGATTGCCAGTTCGGCGCTGGAGAAAATAGTTGGAGGATATAAATAA
- a CDS encoding adenine phosphoribosyltransferase gives MIKTARHSKSRADRGIKAAIRTINDFPKKGIKFRDIAPLLANPALTRRMVELMCRGFARPGVAGRIAVDKVVGIESRGFILGAMVAQKLGVGFVMARKKGKLPGKVIAREYGLEYGTACLELQQDCVKKGERILIIDDVLATGGTIQAVSELVESRGGRVVGIRFLINLTYVPRLAGFKLHSNVKSLVEL, from the coding sequence ATGATAAAGACAGCCAGGCACAGCAAGAGCCGGGCGGACCGCGGGATTAAGGCGGCCATCCGGACCATAAACGACTTCCCGAAAAAGGGCATCAAGTTCCGGGATATCGCCCCGTTGCTGGCCAATCCGGCCCTGACCCGGCGGATGGTGGAACTGATGTGCCGGGGATTTGCCCGGCCCGGCGTGGCCGGCCGGATAGCGGTGGACAAGGTGGTCGGAATCGAATCGCGGGGATTTATCCTGGGCGCCATGGTGGCCCAAAAGCTGGGGGTGGGATTTGTCATGGCCCGGAAAAAGGGAAAACTGCCCGGTAAGGTCATCGCCCGGGAATACGGGCTGGAATACGGCACCGCCTGCCTGGAGCTCCAGCAGGACTGCGTAAAAAAAGGAGAAAGAATTCTGATCATTGACGACGTCCTGGCCACCGGCGGGACAATCCAGGCGGTCAGCGAGCTGGTTGAGTCCCGGGGCGGCCGGGTGGTTGGAATAAGATTCCTGATAAACCTGACCTACGTGCCCCGGCTGGCCGGGTTTAAACTGCATTCAAATGTAAAGAGCCTGGTGGAATTGTAA
- a CDS encoding efflux RND transporter periplasmic adaptor subunit: protein MKKIIIVIAVLGAAAALYFILGGGGSNGAVSYKTAKADKGTVIKIVTSSGVVQPLQQVQVGTQVTGPVKKLYVDFNSRVKEGDIIAQIDPASYEARVAQDRASLARSIAEAERVEANLTQAENEFKRAQELAQKELISQSELDTAVASYDSLIAQLKLAKAGIEQSQAALKMSEINLAYTTIKSPIDGIVVSRNVDEGQTVAASLSAPTLFVIANNLNKIQIQASVAEADIGKISLDQAVNFTVDAYPEQRFSGRVAQIRLSPTTTQNVVTYTVIIYADNPEEKLLPGMTANLSFEVDKHANVLRVPNAALRFVPQDADKYKTTETAEANKEQAGANTESRPQGDPAGRSPDSQHQPGMGRRTKEKTETSVRKQIWTLSDGTLKPISVKVGITDGSFTEILNGDIKEGQEVVTGTITKEESAATNPFMPQRTGFGRR, encoded by the coding sequence ATGAAAAAGATTATTATTGTAATTGCGGTCCTGGGCGCGGCCGCGGCCCTGTATTTCATACTGGGCGGCGGAGGCAGTAACGGCGCGGTGTCATACAAGACGGCCAAGGCGGACAAGGGCACGGTGATTAAGATAGTCACCTCGAGCGGCGTGGTCCAGCCCCTGCAGCAGGTCCAGGTGGGCACCCAGGTAACCGGCCCGGTCAAGAAGTTATACGTGGACTTCAATTCCCGGGTCAAGGAAGGCGATATCATCGCCCAGATCGACCCGGCGTCGTATGAGGCGCGGGTGGCCCAGGACCGGGCCAGCCTGGCACGGAGCATCGCCGAGGCCGAACGGGTCGAGGCCAACCTGACCCAGGCCGAGAATGAATTCAAACGGGCCCAGGAATTGGCCCAGAAAGAACTGATTTCACAGTCGGAACTGGACACAGCCGTGGCATCATACGATTCGCTGATAGCCCAGTTGAAACTGGCCAAGGCCGGCATCGAGCAGTCCCAGGCCGCCCTGAAGATGTCCGAGATAAACCTGGCCTATACCACCATCAAATCCCCGATTGACGGCATCGTGGTCTCCCGCAACGTGGATGAAGGCCAGACCGTGGCCGCTTCGCTCTCGGCCCCGACCCTGTTCGTGATTGCCAATAATCTCAATAAAATCCAGATCCAGGCCAGCGTAGCCGAGGCCGATATCGGAAAGATTTCGCTGGACCAGGCGGTTAATTTTACCGTGGACGCCTATCCGGAACAGAGGTTCAGCGGCCGGGTGGCCCAGATCAGATTATCGCCCACCACCACCCAGAATGTGGTCACCTATACGGTAATTATCTATGCGGATAATCCCGAGGAGAAACTCCTGCCCGGCATGACCGCCAACCTGTCGTTCGAGGTTGATAAACATGCTAACGTCCTGCGGGTGCCCAATGCGGCCCTGCGCTTTGTGCCCCAGGATGCGGATAAATATAAGACCACCGAGACGGCTGAGGCCAATAAGGAACAGGCCGGCGCAAATACCGAGTCTCGCCCGCAGGGTGACCCGGCGGGCCGGTCACCTGATTCCCAGCATCAACCTGGAATGGGCCGAAGGACAAAAGAGAAAACCGAGACCTCAGTTCGGAAACAAATCTGGACGCTGAGCGATGGAACACTCAAACCCATTAGCGTCAAGGTTGGCATCACAGACGGTTCTTTTACCGAGATACTGAACGGCGATATCAAGGAAGGCCAGGAAGTGGTGACCGGCACAATAACCAAAGAAGAATCCGCGGCTACCAATCCGTTTATGCCGCAGCGAACCGGATTCGGACGGCGTTAA